A region of the Gopherus flavomarginatus isolate rGopFla2 chromosome 3, rGopFla2.mat.asm, whole genome shotgun sequence genome:
AACAATTCTAATGGCACCATCACTCAGCATCTGAAAGATTTTTTGCTACTGTACCACTGAATGTGAAACAGAATCTTGGTTGTACTACcaccttctgttttgtttttaagccaACTTGACTGTCACAGAAATATTACGTAGCTCTACTTTATTCAAATCATGGGATCCATGCACACTCACAtaaaagcagaatctggccagaaGAATATTCTTgaaaatttttattaaacttttgTCCATAATTTGTAGAATGTTATTCAAAAGAcaacatgaaaataaaaaaaagttataccTCACTAAGCTCATGCTGCCTTTGCATCTTCTTTTCAATGGTGGCTTTCATCTGAGTAAGCTGTTCAAACTGAagggggaaaaatatttcttaaaaaaacaatgaACATTTCAGCTATTTCTTTTCCAGAAAATTTACTTTTATTCACTTACTTTATCCAGCACTgtttgcctttttgcctctagaCTGGGTTCCAACAGtaaatttttttctgtaaaataaataagctgTTTAATTTTAAGAGACCACGGTTCTGAAAACACACCCATAGTTATAAATATGTTGAAGTCTTACTTGCTAACTCTTCAATGCTTTTCACTAAGTCATCTTTATCCATTATGATTTGCTTCAGCTGTGGCAAAGTCACGAACTGTTCCAGCAAAATGCCCTCTTGCTCATTCATATCTGTCAGCTGTGGTatactggattaaaaaaagaaaaggatataCAGCAAAAGACcaattaaaaatgaaacctaGCAACATATTTGGCATTTATTTTACTCCAGCAAAGAAGCcatgttattttatattttcttgcaCTGGACTCTACCATCTGCAGTGGACAGGCATTGAAAGGCGGTGTATTAGTGCCTTTAGTTTCAATCTTTACTCCCTTAATGTGCTCCTGAATGTGTTACCTAGTTCTGATGCAACACAATTTGAGAAATTAGACTAGAAACATAATATTGTTGGCAAATTCTGGAGCCCTATGGAAAAGCTTAGGAGATGATGCATTGAGTCCACATTTCTCTTTAGTCATCTTGGAAGGCTCAGACTTGCTGGCAATGTTTcttaaaaatatgaaaacaaaacaaaacccctttGCGATATATAAACATATGCTACTAGTGCTTACAAGCCTCATATATAAACTGCTTGTTGACAGCCTGCATAACTTTTGACACACCCTTAAAAAGGAATTCTCTATTTCCAGAAACCCTCAGATTCTGTTGTTCATCCTGCCAAATCTGGGAATGTATAGGAAAGGTCCACTGATCTGCATTCTACAAGAAAGAGTTTTTGGTTTAGTCAACTATTACAACAGGGGTTAAGAGTAGGACAtcagaggtgagcaaatccatTGTTTGAGACTATTTTAACTGAGGAGTCCATTTCTTTCAGACAAATATATCTGGCTTGGGAGGCTGTTCAAAAGTCTGAAGAAAATTCTCCAGTGAAACCTAACTGTTAATGCCTTGTCACAGCTTAAAATAACAGGTCAGTCAGTCAAGTGGAAGTATCTGTGAGTCTCTATGCAgtatggtatcagaggggtagccgtgttagcctggatctgtaaaagcagcaaagagtcctgtggcaccttacagactaatggacgtattggagcatgagctttcgtgggtgaatacccacttcgtcagatgcatgtagtggaaatttccagggggaggtatatatatgcaagcaggaAGCAGGCTAGATctagataatgaggttagttcaatcagggaggatgaggccctcttctagcagttgaggtgtgaaaaccaagggaggagaaactgcttttgtagctggcaagccattcacagtctttgtttaattctgagctgatggagtcagatttgcagatgaactgaagctcagcagtttctctttgaagtctggtcctgaagtttttttgctgcaggatggctacctttagagctgctattgtgtgtccatggagattgaagtgttctcctacaggtttttgtatattgccattcctaatatccgatttgtgtccatttatccttttccgtagggactgtccagtttggctgatgtacataggggcattgctggcattgAATGGCGtatgttacattggtggacgtgcaggtgaatgaactggtgatggtgtggctgatctggttaggtcctgtgatggtgtcactggtgtagatatgtgggcagagttggcatcaaggtttgttgcatggattggttcctgagttagagttactatggtgcagtgtgcagttactggtgagaatatgcttcaggttgtctgtgggcgaggactggcctgccacccaaggcctgtgaaagtgagggatcattgtccaggatgggttgtagatccctgatgatgcgttggaggggttttagctggggactgtatgtgatggccagtggagtcctgttggtttctttcttgggtttgtcttgcagtaggaggcttctgggtacacgtctggctctgttgatctgtttccttatttcctcgtgtgggtattgtagttttgagaatgcttggtgaagattttgtaggtgttggtctctgtctgaggtgttggagcagatgcggttgtatctcagtgcttggctgtagacaatggatcgtgtgatgtgcccgggatgaaagctggaggcatgaaggtaggcatagcggtcggtaggttttcggtatagggtggtgttaacgtgaccatcacttatttgcactgtggtgtctaggaagtggacctcccgtgtagattggtccaggctgaggttgatggtggggtggaagctgttgaaatcgtggtggaatttttccagagtctccttcccatgggtccagaggatgaagatgtcatcaatgtagcgtaggtagagaaggggtgtgcgTGGACGAGAgttgaggaagcattgttccaggtcagccataaaattgttggcatattgtggggccatgcgggtgcccatagtggtgccactgatctagaggtatatattgtcatcaaatttgaaatagttgtgtgtgaggataaaggcacagagctcagcaaccagttgtgctgttgcatcatcagggatagtgttcctgacagcttctattccatctgtgtgtgggatgtttgtgtagagagcctctacatccatggtggctaggatggtgttttctggaaggtcatcaatgcattgtagtttcctcaggaaatcagtggtgtcacggagatagtgctggtggcatagggtctgagtagagagtccacatatccagacagtccttcagtgagagtgccaatgcctgagatgatggggcgtccaggatttccgagtTTGTGGatctatgccatcagcactccaaGCTATCTATCACCACATCatctcgcccacagacaacctgaagcatattctcaccagtaactgcacactgcaccatagtaactctaactcaggaaccaatctatgcaaaaaaccttgatgccaactctgcccacatatctacaccagtgacaccgtcacaggacctaaccagatcagccacaccatcaccggttcattcacctgcacgtccaccaatgtaatatatgccatcatatgccagcaatgcccctttgctatgtacatcggccaaactggacagtccctacggaaaaagataaatggacacaaatcagatattaggaatggcaatatacaaaaacctgtaggagaacacttcaatctccatgGACACAAATAGGAgatctaaaggtagccatcctgcagcaaaaaacttcaggaccagacttcaaagagaaactgctgagcttcagttcatctgcaaatctgacaccatcagctcaggattaaacaaagactgtgaatggcttgccaactcctcccttggttttcacaccttaactgctagaagagggccttatcctccctgattgaactaacctcgttatctagatctagcctgcttcttctttgcatatatatatatatatatatatgtatacttgcccctggaaatttccactacatgcatccgacgaagtgggtattcacccacgaaagctcatactccaatacgttcgttaatctataaggtgccataggactctttgctgcttatgcagTATGGATATTATAACAGCAAGTATTTACAACGTAAGTTATAAATATTCACAAAAGTTGAAGTCTTTTCTATGGGGGACTGCTGTAAGCTGCCTTAATACAGTATAAGCCTTCCTGCCATCTTTTTCCAGATGTTACACTTACTGGGTGCCCGGTGATGCACAGGAAAACAGTTTGAAGGATACAGCAAGAGACTCTTTTTTAATTTGTCAGAGTAATGTAAGACAGCATTTACCTATAGTTCCCAATATATTTTCCTATTAAAAAATCCTGAgcgagaaaaaaaaaacagttagtaAGGTATGTAGCAACTTACAGAAACTAAGGAAGTCATGGTAAATATGAGTACTGTTTTCTCCTAATGAAACTTTTTAGAGGCTGTctagcaacaagaaaaaaaaatattttccagttcAAGCAGTAACTGTCATATGCATTACCACAAAGTAACTGCTTTTTTCTCCAAGATCTTACCTTAATTCTGAGAGCTCTGGAAATGCATCAGGAACATCAGGCATCTTGTAAGTGAAACCATTCTGGCCCATCTGAACAGAAGTTTAAAAGCATTATTTAAACTTTGGATAGtaatttctttcttttgcttGTAATCTCATCTAAAAGCCCTTACCATAGCAAGAATGGTTGCCTATGCACACATCTGCCCTGAGAAGGATTTATATTCAATTTATGGACTAGCTCTGAGGGATGTAGGTGTAGACTGCTTAAATGATAAATCTCACTACACATACAAACCTGTAATAGTGCTTCTGTTGTTGGAACAGGTAATGGCAGGTCTGTGATCAAGCCATAGGACGGAGCAGCGGGTTTGTCTGTAGTGTAACCTGATTCAGCAACTGGCACAGAAGCTATAGATCTATTTGTTTCTTGTGGCGGGTATGGAGGAAGAAATGGAAAACCCTGAGGAGTATAAGGAGGCATTCCAGCTGGTTTACTGtaaagactaaaaaaaaaagttaccatcAGCAACTAATTGTTTACTGTTCATTTATGATATTTCAAGAATAGATCTGAAATTACTAGCACACATTCAAGGTACTCGGTTGTTGAGCTTTTGAAGTAGTACACAAGTATTTATTATCTCAAAAGTAATAATAAAAGTGAGAATAATAAAAGTGAGAATTCTGCAAGAGATACTTTATCATATGATGCTATTTATACAATAATACTTCATTATGAAAAACTTTCTAAGTAAGTTAAATTATCTCTGTATCCCAGTAAAGAGttgaaaaacaaaattatatgCTCTCAGATTTGATGTACAGCCAATTGCAAATGTAAACTCAAATGTTATGCTTCTCAGAAGTTTGTGAAACATCAATTTAAATCTGGTTTCCACTTGAGAAGCCCTTACAAAAAATAAGTTGCAGTGTCTTTTAGCATTTGTTCACCCTACAAAACTTAAGCACATCAGCAACAGATAAAGTTTTTAAGCAGTTTCTGAAgtgattaacttttttaattcaaaattgcAAACGACATTGCTTGTCAGTGATCAATTATTTCTAAAGTATGGACAAGGCTATAGTGTTTAGGGCCTGCTTTGCATATTTTAATCTAATTATCTATTTGACAGATTCTCAAATAAATTAAAGTTTGGGAGTTTCAGATCCTGAGGTCATCAGCAgggcatctaggaacaaaaaatgcaTACGGGAATAATTGCCTGAAGTACTTGTTCTGCTATTGATACACATTTATTCATCTTCAGAAACATAAAAGCACTAAAGTCAAATTAACATGATAATACAGGAAAGCCAACTATACCATTTTAAAATTgaccctaagggcttgtctacatcagaaagttgcagcgctggtgagggagttacagcgctgcaacttaggaggtgtacacatctgcagggcaccaccagcgctgcaactccctgtttgcagcgctggccgtactcccgttttgtctcgggtgtagaggatccagcgctggtgatccagcgctggtaatcaagtatagacgcttaccagcgcttttcttgacctccgtggaataagcaggtatcccagcatacctgaggaagcctctggtaatcaagctggtctccttccccggcttgctctcgcgttccccgaaccccgagcaagcaggtctccttccctgaggtttgctgggtggttccgggaacgcgagagcaaaccgggaaaggagaccagcttcgccgcggtttgctctcgcgttccccgaaccccgagcaagcaggtctccttccctgaggtttgctgggtggttccgggaacgcgagagcaaacccgggaaaggagaccagcttcgccgcggtttgctctcgcgtttcccggaaccaccctgcaaaccgcagggaaggagacctgcttgttcggggttcggggaacgcgagagcaaaccggggaaggagaccagcttcgccgcggtttgctctcgcgttcccggaaccacccagcaaacctcagggaaggagacctgcttgctcggggttcggggaacgcgagagcaaaccggggaaggagaccagcttcgccgcggtttgctctcgcgttcccggaaccacccagcaaaccgcagggaaggagacctgcttgttcggggaacgcgagagcaaaccgcggcgaagctggtctcctttcccgggtttgctctcgcgttccccgaaccacccagcaaaccgcagggaaggagacctgcttgttcgggggtttggggaacgagagagcaaaccgggaaaggagaccagcttcgccgcggtttgctctcgcgttccccgaacctcccttgaagccgcccaacagcgctgcagtgtggccacatctaacaccacttgcagcgctggttgctgtaagtgtggccactctgcagcgctggccctatacagctgtactaatacagctgtaacaaccagcgctgcaacattttagatgtagacatggcctaagtggaCAGATCCATGCCTATCAATTGGCTGAATTAAACATTTTCAGTCtgaaacaaaaccatttttttaactttttgccTCTCCTCCAACTAATTTACATACTAATTGTTTCCAGTTTGTTCCTTGACATATTGTTACATTCATACATTTCCTAAGAAAATCTAAAGATTAATCTGGAAATTACTTGTCCAGGTTTTGCACACACTTGAATATGGTCTGATCTCTCAATTTTACCTTTATGTATACTTACTATGGAAATGATGTTGAGCTTGGAGCCAAAACTGGAGGATTCTTCCAAAACTCATCCAGTAAGCTCTGAATAATTTTTCCAAGGTCAGAGTGCATTGTGAACTGGTAGAGAACAAAATCCATATTATATTTAGCACTCCTAAAGTATCAAAGAAGCTCACCAAAAAAGAAGTGCATGATTTCTTTTGAATGCAAGTGTGACGTTACTGACATAaactgtgactgtatagatcattgttgcaaccaaggtcacATAgtagcaccaaatcttgtacaaaggacgttaagtaaggtgtctatgacaaggttatgatttgctggttatgattctgctatttgtaggcatgtatctttttgtatttaaagttataaatattggctctatactgtttGTATTTCAAACGTGTGCTATGCTTCTCGGTGACACTCAGacaatttggcatcagcactgcctagcctacttgatgggccattaaggaccatcagctatacaagtgacccattgagagaaggcagatataccttgtgactcagcaaggcatgcagggaccTGCTTATGGACAGAATTCTAAGGTTTTTCCATGCCATGCACTGGGTAGCTTAtttttggaacaaaggaagcacaggccacatggcaagagactataaaaggcagctgcaaatcctccatcttgtcttcaatcctgcttcttacctctggaggaactttgctacactgaagctctgaacaaaggactgaatgacccatccccagctgtggatgtattccagagacttgatttgaacctgcagttttttccatcactgctacaagcctgaaccaagaactttgccattactgtatgtaattgattccatgtaaccaattttaactctcatctacatttcttttatgaataaacctttagattttagattctaaagaactggcaacagcgtgatttgtgggtaagatctgacttatATTTTGATCTGGATGTGGGGCTTGGTCCTTGGGAgtgggagaaccttttttcttttactgaggtattggttttcataaccattcgtccCCATAATGAGTGGTACTGGGGGTGAtaatgggaaactggagtgtctaagggaattgcttgtatgacttatggttagctagtggggtgagaccgaagttctctctgtttggctggtttggcgTGCCTTAAGGAAACCCAGCCTTGGGctataactgccctgttttaagcaatttgtcctgaattgatactctcagttgtgtcccgcAGAGGCCGCATCATTACAGCAATATCATATGAATATGCCTAAACGTGAGTTATAACTCATGTATAATTGCATCCACATTAGAAGGTTGTGTAACAGTACAGAAACAGATAGCTAATGTGGTAACTCAAAAtgtgtgtaaacaagcccttagggCTTTTAATAAGTCATATCTTTAAGAGCTGAAGTCTTCTGAGCTGTGAGTAGATGCTGGAAATCTATGTATATGTTCCATTATCAGATTTGGGTTATCTATATATGAAATTGTTTGATAGAAAGATGACTAAACAGACCTAATGCTCATCTGAAAGCTCAATAAGTTAACAAATTAATCTGAAATAAAACGCCATTCAAAGAGTCAAAACTACAAAATTGGCTCTGTTATTTCAAAGTATCCAAAAAGACTGGGAATTTCCTAGAAAAAAATTTCCACTAAATTAACTGTAGTAAAACAACTCTGATATATACCTGTTCTGGcagagaaaacaaatgaaagaCGTGTTCTTTGGGAAAGCTAACATCTTCAAGACCTGCTTAGTGTTCCATGCATCAGTAAATTCCAAAGTAATCTAATTTTAGATTACACAATTTCATAGCAAAGCAGGAAGACGTCTCTGCAAATCAGACTTTAGTCACAACACATGGTGCTATCCATATTTAAGAAACCCTACAGTAATCGTCCAAGTCACTGAAGCTTACAGTCGTGCAACAGAAGTTGTTCTGGGATATTAGTAAGGAATATTgtgtgtttctttgtttttacacAAAGCACACATAGATTAAGTTTTGTATTCCTAGTAATTTGTTGTTAGATGTACTAGACAAGTCAGAGTGCTATATATATGAAACCTGTTATATAACCATTAGGGAAATTATACATACATTGCTTATTAATGGACATGCCACATACACTCCTTGTTTGTCCATTAAGTGATGTCTTATTGGTGGGAAAACACTGATCAGTGGTTtttcctgaggaaactgaggAGGAAGCAAGCTGTAAACACAaaaatactttattattattgGCATTTTAAACTGTGATAAGCTTGTCTTATTAGGAATGTGCTGCATTAAGAAAACATATCAGATACTCCTACTTTCTAACAGGAAAAACTATGGAAACAGAGAGAAGTGAATAAGAGGGATTTTTACTTCAGATATATGCTACTAaatttgtggggaaaaaagagtCAGTAATATGAATGGTGACCTCTTTGAATACTTCTTTTCTGGGATCAGATCAGTttaaacagcagaaaaaaaaactgcatgATGTTTCTTCAATAAAAGGAAGAGATTGTTAATCAGAATGTTAAATGGTACTGAGGAGGGCAATTGGACTCAGAAAAGGAGAGAGCAGATCGTACTCTCAAGTGCTGCTAAATAGGCTTAAATACCTCCATGATGTTTTGCGATATACAAACTTTGGGCTTGCTTACAACAAGACATACActgcagcaagccagggtgtgaatctataGCTTGCATTGTGGACCCTCCAATGCACTAAAAGTTTGGTAATGCACTTATACATAttcctgtttcaaacagcagcatgtGAAAGTACACTATGAAAATTTTAGTGCACTGTAACAGGGTCTACACAGGACATTACCATGTGGCAAGCCAGTGTGCCACAGATGCACACCCTGGCTTGTCACTAAtgtcccatgtagacaagtcttTGGAGAGAAAAGGGCAATGCCCTAGGAACCACAGGAGAATTAGGTTCTGTGACCAGGCACCAGAGCAAATGCTCTAGACTAAAGGAGTAAAAATGTGCAACTAAAACAGCCTAGGGGGCCAGAGACCATAGCATGCAAATTCAGAGGAAACACTGTAAAAAACTCAATTTACAGTAGAAAAGATGAATGAAATAATGATCTTGTATGACTGATGTTTTAGTACAGAGaataaaaagaattaaagaaaagtTTCTATTAGTAATTCAATTCAAACTTTAGAAACTGCTTGCCATTTTATGTGACTCAGCTTCTTCCTGAAAAAACGTAGGCTTGCTTTGGAACTGAGCCTGAAAATATGACACGTGCTTAACTTTGAGTATTTACTAGTACAGTAAAGATAAGCATATCTGTAAGCGTTTGCAGGAATGGGGCCTTAAGTTTTATTATTGTTACTATTTACAAGGCAAGATTTTAAGTTCCTAAAGTTGTGTTTAAGTAGATCTTGCGCTACTCACACGTTAATATTAATTGTCAGGTTGTTTATGGTGAATGGCAACCTATATTCCACATCTTTCTGTATTTCGGCAATGCTATAAAGGAAAAAATTGTTAGAGTCCAATTAATAATAAGTACAAGATTCACAAGCTTACAGACattattttgatttgtttttctacTATACttgttaaaaatgaaagaaaacaaattgcTGCAATTACTTAACATCTTCACAGAATGCTGacctaaataaaattaaaaagagaaGGATGGTTGTGAATTTTTAAGACCACATGACTGCCGGCAGTGTACATAAAGGCACTAGAAAAATCCAGGCTTTTTGTAAATTTAATGTCATCTCCATTTTCCCAAAACGTAATAAATCCTTCTAATTGCAAAGATAATCTTCATACTACGAACAGATTCCTCTTTGTTTCAGTGTGCATCCAGGCAGACTGAAACAACAAGgctaatggcttgtctacaccatgcagcttttaatgacaaggctgtgtcgacagccttgtcgctaaaagtcagCAAGTGCAAACGCGCTTTGTTggcacttttgctgacaaaatacttaCAGTCTTGTGAGCGGCattagctttgttggcaggagagcgctgCGCTGGcgaaacttttgtcttttgtgggggggcttttttaagtacccatgaaagacaaaagttttgttgacagcttcgcagtgtagacataccctaagaagtgTGTGAACTTTTTGTCCTAGTTTATGATAAAttaaatacccacttcatcaattCACTGAAACTTTTCCTATTAGCCTGTCAAAAGTGATGTGCTATGGCTTTGGCATAATAGATGAATTTtatatagcacattttatctgtaGTTGAACTATGTGAGCTAGGTATAGAAAGTCATTCTTGTACAGTTGTGTTACAGTCTATTTTAAGAGTGATAGAAATTTAATCTAGTATGATAAACCCATAGCATGTCATTTTTGAGAGACGAATAGGGGAAAGTGaaatacacatatatataaaagACACTTTCAAACTAGAagtcatatttaaaacaaaatgcctTACTTGTGTTGCTAAAAGTATCTTGTTTGCTAATAAAAAAGTTATTCATCTTTTGTTATTGCACTACCACCTCTATAATGTAAATTGATTAGTCATTCTGACCGGTTTCTagttagtttcactttcaggttctcaGGCACAGGAACTGTACTTCAATGTTCTGATTATAAATAATGTAGAAATGTTTAAAGACAAAAACAGTCATTCCTGTAGAAACTGCACAGATATTAATAGAAAAGTCTGTAATTTGGGGGATAAACAATCATATGCTTCAAGGTCATCTTTAGGGGACAGAGCAGTGATACACACTGAAGGGCCACTATTTAATCAAGTGGAATCTCATCATGAAACAAGTAACTGTAAAAGATGTTCTGAAACTGTGGTTAACAGTTGACAATTGCAACATTCTCATTGTTGGCCTCTGAAACATAAGCATGGCATGCCTTTAGACTATATAAAGCGCAGCCAAAAACTCATCTTCACTGCCCATCAGTTTAATTATGTAACTCGCCATAACAGGTCTCTATCTTACTATCACATGGAAATTAAGCTTCTCACCACCTCAAATCTCTATGTAATTTTGCTCCTTCTGTGTCAGGCTTTGCATTGTCCTCTgttctctctgctctgccagtgctcccagtCTTGTCTGCCCATTTGTTAGCTTCTCTCAAAATCACCTCCATGCCTTTTTGCACTGTTCCCTAGGCATGATACAACCTCCCCGAACTACTTCACAAAGCTCCTGTCTTATCCACATTTAAAGTTCCATTCTACCAAGCTGCTTACAATGAATCAAGCTGACGTGTACAAACTTGTAATGTATAAATTAGACTGTCCAGTAGCTCTGCTAAAGTTAAATTTGAGACTAGTTTACTGTTTTACAGCCAATTTTTCCAAGTGTTCTAAACTTCAGATGTTTACTGAGATTGCCTAGAAAATTCCTCTGCCTCATGGGGTCTGGGATAGGGATAGTGGTCCAAATTTGAGCATATCTGCTCCCCAGATATAGTCTACCTAAAAAAGTCACAGGAATCAAATTTTTACAGTTCTTACAATGAGATAATTTTTACTACTGATCAGCCAACACTTTTTGGTGCAAATTTGGAGTAAAGGGATTCCTCAGCTAGCACACCCCAAATAAGGAGCCTATTTCAATACTGAAAGTGCTTTAAAACTCAGAAGCACAATGAGTAGGTCTTGAAAACTGGTGTTCTGCAGTAGGGTTTGGGCAGCCTTT
Encoded here:
- the VPS37A gene encoding vacuolar protein sorting-associated protein 37A isoform X1 encodes the protein MNWLFPLSKGGGSSSSPAAPLPALTSLQQQKQRQIESLRSAHSAIAEIQKDVEYRLPFTINNLTININVLLPPQFPQEKPLISVFPPIRHHLMDKQGVYVACPLISNFTMHSDLGKIIQSLLDEFWKNPPVLAPSSTSFPYLYSKPAGMPPYTPQGFPFLPPYPPQETNRSIASVPVAESGYTTDKPAAPSYGLITDLPLPVPTTEALLQMGQNGFTYKMPDVPDAFPELSELSIPQLTDMNEQEGILLEQFVTLPQLKQIIMDKDDLVKSIEELAKKNLLLEPSLEAKRQTVLDKFEQLTQMKATIEKKMQRQHELSESCSPSALQARLKVAAHEAEEESDTIAEDFLEGKMEIDDFLSSFMEKRTICHCRRAKEEKLQQAITMHSQFHTPL
- the VPS37A gene encoding vacuolar protein sorting-associated protein 37A isoform X2; amino-acid sequence: MNWLFPLSKGGGSSSSPAAPLPALTSLQQQKQRQIESLRSAHSALLPPQFPQEKPLISVFPPIRHHLMDKQGVYVACPLISNFTMHSDLGKIIQSLLDEFWKNPPVLAPSSTSFPYLYSKPAGMPPYTPQGFPFLPPYPPQETNRSIASVPVAESGYTTDKPAAPSYGLITDLPLPVPTTEALLQMGQNGFTYKMPDVPDAFPELSELSIPQLTDMNEQEGILLEQFVTLPQLKQIIMDKDDLVKSIEELAKKNLLLEPSLEAKRQTVLDKFEQLTQMKATIEKKMQRQHELSESCSPSALQARLKVAAHEAEEESDTIAEDFLEGKMEIDDFLSSFMEKRTICHCRRAKEEKLQQAITMHSQFHTPL